A window of Zingiber officinale cultivar Zhangliang chromosome 5A, Zo_v1.1, whole genome shotgun sequence contains these coding sequences:
- the LOC121981425 gene encoding DNA damage-repair/toleration protein DRT100-like, whose translation MAAMWHSFSFIVVFIIVTPALRATAARCPASDRNALLAFRSSLSEPYLGIFSSWTGDDCCSMWYGVSCDPTTGRVADITLRGESEDPILARAGRTSGLMMGAISPEICRLERLTTLILADWKQITGSIPPCVTSLPFMRILDLVGNHISGPIPGDIGRLTRLTVLNVADNRISGSIPASITALTSLMHLDLSNNLISGPIPADFGRLRMLSRALLARNRLSGGIPESIGSMPRLADLDLASNHISGELPSNLGSIPVLSSLYLDSNQLTGPIPATLLASRGLGILNLSRNAIDGEIPDAFTTRSYYTAMDLSHNRLRGKVPRTLVTAAYVGHLDLSHNHLCGPIPVGSPFDHLEAASFVHNDCLCGWPLPVCKP comes from the coding sequence ATGGCTGCTATGTGGCATAGCTTCTCTTTCATAGTCGTGTTTATCATCGTCACCCCAGCTTTAAGAGCCACCGCTGCACGGTGCCCGGCGTCTGACCGCAACGCGCTCCTGGCCTTCCGATCCTCGCTCTCGGAGCCATATCTGGGCATTTTCTCGTCATGGACGGGCGACGACTGCTGCTCGATGTGGTACGGCGTTAGCTGCGATCCAACCACGGGGCGTGTGGCCGACATCACTCTACGCGGCGAGTCGGAGGACCCCATCCTCGCTCGCGCCGGCCGCACGAGCGGACTCATGATGGGGGCTATCTCGCCTGAGATCTGCCGGCTCGAGCGGCTGACGACGCTGATCCTTGCCGACTGGAAGCAGATCACAGGGTCGATTCCCCCTTGCGTCACCTCCCTTCCCTTCATGCGCATCCTCGACCTCGTCGGTAACCATATCTCCGGCCCTATCCCCGGAGACATAGGCCGTCTCACCCGTCTCACCGTCCTCAACGTGGCTGATAACCGGATTTCCGGGAGCATACCGGCCTCCATCACGGCGCTTACCTCGCTGATGCACCTCGATCTCAGCAACAACCTGATCTCGGGACCCATCCCGGCTGACTTCGGGAGGCTGCGTATGCTCAGCCGCGCGCTGCTCGCCCGCAACCGCCTCTCCGGCGGCATTCCTGAGTCGATCGGATCCATGCCCCGGCTAGCCGACCTGGACCTGGCGAGTAACCACATCTCCGGGGAGTTACCCAGCAACCTGGGATCGATTCCGGTGCTGTCGTCTCTGTACTTGGACTCGAACCAGCTGACGGGGCCCATCCCCGCGACGCTGCTAGCGAGCCGGGGGCTTGGAATCCTGAACCTGAGCCGGAATGCCATCGATGGGGAGATCCCGGATGCGTTCACCACCCGGTCGTACTACACGGCGATGGACCTGTCGCACAACAGGCTGAGGGGGAAGGTGCCGCGGACGCTGGTGACGGCGGCGTACGTGGGGCATCTGGACCTCAGCCACAACCACCTCTGCGGTCCCATCCCTGTGGGCTCCCCGTTCGACCATCTCGAGGCCGCCTCCTTCGTCCACAACGACTGCCTCTGCGGCTGGCCGCTTCCCGTTTGCAAGCCGTGA